The following DNA comes from Amycolatopsis solani.
GGGACGTCGGAGAGCAGGTGCTTGGCCGTCGACTCCGCGATGACGGCGTGCAGGTCGACTTCGCCGTCGAAGGCGGCGCCCTCCTCGGCGACCTCCCGCAACGACCAGAAGCGCCCGCGGTCGACCTGGCCGTCCGGGCGGCAGCGCAGCCACGTGCCCGGCTGCAGCTTCTCCGCGCCCGCGTAGGCGCACCGGCTGTCCGGCACCCAGTAGTAGAGCAGCGACGCGATCAGCGCACCGCTGTCGATCTGCAGCGAACCGCCGAGCTCACCGGCGAGGGCCTTGAGCTCCGAGGCGAACGCGACCCCGCCGTTCCGCTGCACGAAGAACAGCGGCTTGATGCCCAGCTGGTCGCGGACCAGGAACAGCTCGCCGGTGCCCTCTTCGAACATGGCGAAGGCGAACATCCCGCGCAGCTTGGGCAGGCAGTCCGTGCCCCAGCGCCGCCACGCCTGCAGCAGCACCTCGGTGTCGGACGTCCCCCGGAAGCGCACCCCGGCCGCGGAAAGCTCGGCCCGCAGCTCCGGGGCGTTGTACAGCTCGCCGTTGTAGCTCAGCGCGAGGCCGTCGAGGACCATCGGCTGAGCGCCGGTTTCCGACAGGTCGATGATCGACAGCCGTCGGTGTCCCAAGTGGACGGAGCCGGCGCCGGTCGCGTGGTCGTAGCGGCCGGAGCCGTCCGGACCGCGGTGGGCCAGCGTCTTGGTCAGCCGGTCGGTCAGCGGCCCGCCGTCCGGCCAGAGGTAGGTGCCTGCGATGCCGCACATCTCGAGTGGGCTCCCCTTCAGGTCGCGCGCGGTGTCACGAAACTTCCGCGTTCTTTTCTGGCTCGAGTTCGGCGTTCAGTTCGCCCTTGTGGGCGGGCTCGCCGTGGTCGCGCTTGAACGGCGTCGGCCGTTTCGGCGGCTTGACCGGGGCGAACTTCTTCGTCGGGGCGTCCAGGTGGTCCGGGACGCTGACGGAGCCGGGGGCCGGCAGTGGTGCGGCCGGCGGTTTGGGCGTGGCGAGCGCCGGCGGGAGCACCGGCCGGACCGGGACGAACCGGCGCGTCGTCGGCTCGGCCTTGGCGACGCGCTCGGCGATCCGGGCGGCCAGCTCGTCGAGCCGGTCTTCCTGCTCCGCCACGACGTGCGGGGTCGCGGGTGCCTGGCCCGCCCGGCCGCGCAACGCCGTGTGCAGGCCGTCCCACAGCGTGCCGTCGGACTTGTCCCGCGGGTCCGGGTCGACCAGCACCACGCCGATGATCGGGATGCGCTGGTCGGCGAGCTGCCGCGCGACCGTGTGCAGCCAGAGCGTGTTGGCGTGCCCGGCCTTGACGACCAGCACGGTCTCCGCGCCGAGGTGTTCCAGGTCGGTCCACGCCGTGCCGGGGGCGACCGTGCCGACGCCGATGCGGCGTTCGCCCGGCTCGCCCTCCGCCTCGGCGGCGCTGACGACCGGGACTTCGCTCTTGGTCTCCTGCGCGAGCTTGCGGACGTGCTCGCCGGGCAGGTCGTCGACGACGCTCGCGCGGCCGCCGTTCGCCAGCTCGGCCGCGATGTCGAGGGCGAGCGCGGCGGCGACCTTCGGCGCGCCGAGTTCGAGCACCGACACCCCGCGTGGGTCCTTCTTGATCACGCGGGCGAGCGTCGTGGCGACGCGCTCGCGTTCGGACACCACCCGCGAGCGCTTCCACACCCTGGCCAGGCCACGGCGCTTCGACGGCAGCTGGGCGAGCACGGACGCGCCGAGGTGCGCGCAGATTTCGCGGCGCAGCACCGGCCGGTCGCGCGACACCGCGCCGACGGCGACGAGCGCGAGCCCGAGGGCCAGGCCCAGCGCGAACCCGATGCCGGCGTTGGTCGCGGTGGTCTTGAGGAACGCCTTGGGCAGCGCGCGGGGCGCGTCGACGATCTGCGTGCCCGCGGCGACCTGCGGGCTGCCGATGCCGGCCTGCTGTGCACGCGAGTCGAAGTCGGAGACCTGCGAAGCGAGCGCGGCCCGGCGGCCGTAGAGGCCTTCGAGGGTGCTGGCGTTCGCGTTGCGGCCCTTGCCGGTCTCGTCGGCGATCTGCTGGTCGACCTTGGCCAGCTCGTCCTGGGCGTTCTTGCGCTGGTCGAGGATGGCCTTCGACTGCGCGGCCGCGGCGGCCTGGCTGCGCTGGACGTGGTCGGCGATGAACGTGTCGGCCAGCGCCTGCGCCTGCGCCACGGCCTCTTCGTTGCTCTTGGCCTTGACGGTGATCTGCAGGACGTTGTTCGTCAGGCCGAGTCCCGCGTAGTTCTTCATGAACTCTTCGGGCGCTTCGGTGCTGTTGAGCTTCTTCAGCGCGCCTTCGGCGATCTTCGTCGTCGACAGCACGGCGACGTCGGTGCGCATGAGCGTGCCGCTGTCGGTCGGCGAGTCGTCCTGGTGGACGACGATCACCTTGGCGACCGCGGTCGGCGGCGCCGGCAGCACGATCCCGACCGCCGCGCCCGCGATCAGGCCGAGCAGCGCCGTCGCGAGCCAGAAGCGCTTGCGGCGGCGGATCGCGATGAAGAGGCGCTGCAGGTCGACCAGCGGGGCCGCCGGGGTTTCGGGGGTAGTCGTCACGCCGAACCTGCCAGGGCTTTCTCGGGGGCTTCCGCCGCGGGTTCGGGCTTCTTCTCCGGCTCGGCCGGTCGGACGGGGTGGGTGAGGACGGCGCCGACGATCTCCTGGCCGGCGTCGGCGCAGGCTTCGGCGAGCCGGACGAGTTCCCACGCGGTGCGGGTGCCGGCGCCGAGGACCACCAGGACGCCGGAGTCGCTGCCCGCGTCCGGCACGGTCGGCCGCTCGGCCGAGTACTCGAAGACGCGCAGCGGCACGGACAGCCGGTCGGCCAGCCCGGCGAGCTGCTCGGCGGCCAGCCGTCCGGTCTCGTCGTCGTCGCCCACCAGGAGCAGGACGTCGGCGGGACCGGTCGACAGCCGAGCCAGCACCCTCCGGTAGCGGATGTCGCGGTTGACCTCGTCGGCCGAGGTCGCCACCGGCGGCAGCACCCAGGGCCGGTCGCCGCCCAGCAGCCGCCGCACCTTGCCGGCGAGGCCGGTCGCCGGGAGCCGGTCGCCCTGCGGTGTCGTGACGTCGACGCCGGCGAGGATCGGCGCGCCGAGCGCGGACGCGATCTGCGGTTCGCCGCGCAGCCGGCGGTCGGCGCGGGCGGTGAACAGGTGGCCGAAGACGCCGGCGAGGAAGAACAGCACCGCGCCGCCGACAGCGAGCTGCGTCAGCGTCGGCGCGGCCGCCCCGTCCGGGCGCTCGGCGCTGCCCATCACGACGGTGTTGCCGATGCCGGTGGCGAGGTCGGCCTGGTTCAGGTCGTTGATGGCCTGCTCCAGCGACGTCCGCAGCCCTTCGAGCTGGGTGCGGACCTGGACGCTTTCGACGGTGAGGTCCCCGCCGACGTTCTTGGCGATGTCGCTGATCTTCTCGGTGGTCAGCTTGACCTGGTTGCGCAGCGTCTCGCGCAGTTCCTGGGCCAGCTGCACCGACGCGTCGGCGGAGTTGCTCGCCAGCTGCCCGGAGTACTTCACGAACTGCTGCGCGACCTGGTCGGCGAGCTGCTGGGCGTGCTCGGCGGTGTCGGCCGAGACGGTGATCGTCACGACGTTGCCGTTCGACACCGACGTCTTGACCTGCTTCTTCAGGTCGGCGCCGCTGGGGTGCCACGCCAGCTGCGCGGCCGCGCGGTCGAGGACGACCGAGCTGGTCGCGACCTCGGCCTGGGTCAGGAGCTCGTCGGCCTGCCGCGGTCCCTGCAGCAGCACGCTCGACGACGTCTGGTAGCCCGGCGAGAGCAGGAACGACGCCGCGGCGCCGATCGCCGCGCCGAGGACGGCGAGTGCGGTCAGCAACCGCCATCGCCGCCGGATCACCTGCCCGATCAGGGCCAGGCGCACCGTGTCATCAGTCAACGGCTGGATCTCCATTCCTGAGACGGGTACGCCGAACGGGGTCAGTGGATCGGCCGGTTACCCGAACCGTCGTCGGATCGGGAGCATTGGTTACACGTCCGGTGAGTTCTTGACCCAACGGCGATCAAGACTTAACGGCGTGCTCATACGCGGCGAGCAGGTTCTTCGCCGAGTTCTCCCACGAGAGCGCGCCGGCGACCCTGGCCTGCCCGAGCTTGCCCATCCGGACCCGCTCCTCGGGGTCGTCGAGCAGCTGCGAGACGAGCTTCGCGAACGCCGATTCGTCGTTGGCCGGGGCGTAGACCGCCGCGTCGCCCGCCGAAACGCGCGCTTCGCGCAGCTCGAACGAGACGATCGGCTTGCTCATCGCCATGTACTCCATGACCTTGTTCATCGTGGAGACGTCGTTGAGCGGGTTGAGCGGGTCCGGCGAGAGGCAGACGTCGGCGGCCGAGAGGTAGCGGACGAGGTCCTCGTCGGGGATCCGGCCGGTGAACTCGACCTGGTTGGCCAGCCCGAGCTTCGCCGAGAGCGCGACCATGTCGTCGAAGGCGTCACCGGAGCCGACGAACACCGCGTGCCAGTCGGTGCGCCCGACCTCGTCACGCAGCTTCGCGAGCGCGCGCAGGGCGTAGTCGACGCCGTCCTGCGGGCCCATCACGCCGAGGTAGGCCAGCAGGTGCGGCTTGCCCTTCTTCAGCTCGGGCTCGGCGGGGACTTCGTGGAACCGCTCGACGACCGGGGCGCTGCGCACCACGAAGACGTCCTCGGGCTTCTTGCCGCCGCGGATCCGGGCGACCTGCTTGTAGCTCTCGTTCGTCGAAATGACGACGTCGGCGGCGCGGTAGGTGGCGCGTTCGAGCGCGCACACCCCGCGGTAGAGCAGGTCCTGCCCGCGGTCGAAGCGCGAGAGGTACAGCTCCGGGCAGAGGTCGTGCTGGTCGAAGATGAACTTCGCGCCTTGGCGCTTCAGCACCTTCGCGACCACGTACAGCAGGTCCGGCGGGTTGCAGGCGTGGACGACGTCGACCGGCCCGACCTTGCGGGCCAGCCGCAGGGTGTGCCAGAGCGCGCTGCCGTACTCCTGCAGGTAGCCGGCGGGGCCGCCGGTCGCCGCCTTCAGCGGGTAGCGGTGGATGTGGACGCCGTCGACGACGGCTTCGGCCTCGGTGTCGCGTTTCGTGCCCTGCGGGCAGATCACGTGGACTTCCCACCCGGCGTCGCGCAGGGTCGTGGACTCCTGCCAGACCCGCCGGTCGAAGGGAACGGAGAGGTTTTCGACGAGGATGAGCGCTTTACCAGGCAAGGCCGGCATATCCCTCTTCAAGGCGACGCGTCGCCGCGTCGGGCAGGCGGACGAGGTCGACGAGCACCCGGTCGCCGCCGTGCGGCAGGGCCGCCAGCACGTCCGGGTCCTTGCAGCCGACGACGAGGACGTCGGCGTGGTCCATGACTTCTTCGACGGACCCGGCGAGCAGCTGGCCGAGGTGCGGCAGCCGGCCCTCGATGTACTCGCGGTTGGCACCCATCAGCCGCGACAGGCTCACGTTCGCGTCGTAGATCTTGAGGTCGTAGCCCTTGCCGAGCAGCTTCTCGGCCAGCTCGACCAGCGGGGACTCGCGCAGGTCGTCGGTGCCCGGCTTGAAGGAGAGGCCGAACAGCCCCACCTTGCGCTTCCCGGTGCGAGCGACCAGGTCGAACGCGCGCTGCAGGTGCTCGTCGTTGGACGCGAGCACGTGCGACAGGATCGGCACGCTGACGTCGGCGCGGTGCGCGGCGTAGACCAGCCCGCGCAGGTCCTTCGGCAGGCACGAGCCGCCGAAGGCGAAGCCGGGCTTGAGGTAGGCCGGGCTGACGTTGAGCTTGGTGTCGGCGAGGAAGACGTCGATCACCTGGTGCGAGTCGAGGCCCAGCGCCCGGCAGATCGAGCCGAGCTCGTTGGCGAAGCCGATCTTCAGGCCGTGGAAGGAGTTGTCGGCGTACTTCGTCATCTCCGCGACCGGGATCGGCACACGGAAGACGGGCCCGGGCAGGCCCTCGTACAACGCCGCGACGGCGTCGCCGCTGGCTTCGTCGATCTCGCCGATCACGGTCTTCGGCGGGTCGAAGAAGTCCTTGACGCTGGTGCCCTCGCGCAGGAACTCGGGGTTCACCGCGACGCCGAAGTCGACGCCGGCGGTGCGGCCCGACGCCTTCTCCAGGATCGGGATCAGCAGGTCCAGGCAGGTGCCCGGCAGCATCGTGCTGCGGAAGACGACGGTGTGCCGCTCGGTCTTCTTCGCGATCGCCTCGCCGATTTCCTCGGCGACGCGCTCGAGGTAGACCGTCGAGAGGCTGCCGTTCGGCGCCGACGGCGTGCCGACGCAGACCAGCGAGATCTCGCTGTCGGCGACGGCTTCCGCGACGTCGGTCGTGGCTCTCAGCGCGCCGCTCGCGACGACTTCGGCGGTCAGCTCGCCGATCCGCTCCTCGACGACCGGCGCCTTGCCGGCGGCGATGAGGTCGATCTTGACCGGGTTGACGTCCACGCCGACCACCCGGTGCCCCTGCCCCGCCAGGCAAGCGGCGGAAACACAACCGACGTAACCGAGTCCGAAGACACTGATCTTCACGCCAAAACCTCCGCTTTTCCGCGCGACCCTCAGGTTGGTCGGCGGGACCCCCTGGATCGTTACCGCACGGGCGGCGAACGGGGTAAAGCGTGAGAGGACCGTGAGGCGCAACGGATTACTCGCCCGAAACGTGTCTCGATTCAGTCCCGGAATGCATCTTGCAGTGGGTGATCAACACGGTCGGCGCGTCGGCGGTCAGTGGTTACCGCACCACGGGGCCGATCCGCTCGCTCGCGGACCGGCCCCGTGAATGCGCGGGTTCAGTTGTTGTTCACGAAGGTGGTCGCCAGGCTCTCGCCCTTGCTGATCGCGTTGGAGTGGTTCTCGATCGGCGAGACGGTCGAGTTCTTGAAGCAGATGTACGTCACGCCGGAGTCGGTGCCGCCGTTGGACGGGTCGGGGTTGATGCCGAGGTCCTTCGCCGTCGCATAGGACGCTTCGCCGATGATTTGCGACGGGCCGGTGTCTCCGATGACGGCGTACTCGACCTTGCCGTTGTAGATCACCGCGCAGGACCCGCCGCCCTTCAGCTGCGACGACGTGTACTTCCAGATGCTGCTGGAGCTCGGCACGACGATGTAGGGCAGCTTCGCGGCGTTGAGCGGCTT
Coding sequences within:
- a CDS encoding glycoside hydrolase family 75 protein; the protein is MRKLILLATLALASAMMPATLATAAPAAPATPATVEAGPTAAQLLAKTNSCRQISNGKYKTDEDVSSKTVAVCDANGAVFWKADMDIDCDGQRSTQCNEDTDCCYQDDTAFHQSDGKPLNAAKLPYIVVPSSSSIWKYTSSQLKGGGSCAVIYNGKVEYAVIGDTGPSQIIGEASYATAKDLGINPDPSNGGTDSGVTYICFKNSTVSPIENHSNAISKGESLATTFVNNN
- a CDS encoding Wzz/FepE/Etk N-terminal domain-containing protein encodes the protein MTTTPETPAAPLVDLQRLFIAIRRRKRFWLATALLGLIAGAAVGIVLPAPPTAVAKVIVVHQDDSPTDSGTLMRTDVAVLSTTKIAEGALKKLNSTEAPEEFMKNYAGLGLTNNVLQITVKAKSNEEAVAQAQALADTFIADHVQRSQAAAAAQSKAILDQRKNAQDELAKVDQQIADETGKGRNANASTLEGLYGRRAALASQVSDFDSRAQQAGIGSPQVAAGTQIVDAPRALPKAFLKTTATNAGIGFALGLALGLALVAVGAVSRDRPVLRREICAHLGASVLAQLPSKRRGLARVWKRSRVVSERERVATTLARVIKKDPRGVSVLELGAPKVAAALALDIAAELANGGRASVVDDLPGEHVRKLAQETKSEVPVVSAAEAEGEPGERRIGVGTVAPGTAWTDLEHLGAETVLVVKAGHANTLWLHTVARQLADQRIPIIGVVLVDPDPRDKSDGTLWDGLHTALRGRAGQAPATPHVVAEQEDRLDELAARIAERVAKAEPTTRRFVPVRPVLPPALATPKPPAAPLPAPGSVSVPDHLDAPTKKFAPVKPPKRPTPFKRDHGEPAHKGELNAELEPEKNAEVS
- a CDS encoding glycosyltransferase family 4 protein; its protein translation is MPALPGKALILVENLSVPFDRRVWQESTTLRDAGWEVHVICPQGTKRDTEAEAVVDGVHIHRYPLKAATGGPAGYLQEYGSALWHTLRLARKVGPVDVVHACNPPDLLYVVAKVLKRQGAKFIFDQHDLCPELYLSRFDRGQDLLYRGVCALERATYRAADVVISTNESYKQVARIRGGKKPEDVFVVRSAPVVERFHEVPAEPELKKGKPHLLAYLGVMGPQDGVDYALRALAKLRDEVGRTDWHAVFVGSGDAFDDMVALSAKLGLANQVEFTGRIPDEDLVRYLSAADVCLSPDPLNPLNDVSTMNKVMEYMAMSKPIVSFELREARVSAGDAAVYAPANDESAFAKLVSQLLDDPEERVRMGKLGQARVAGALSWENSAKNLLAAYEHAVKS
- a CDS encoding nucleotide sugar dehydrogenase; the encoded protein is MKISVFGLGYVGCVSAACLAGQGHRVVGVDVNPVKIDLIAAGKAPVVEERIGELTAEVVASGALRATTDVAEAVADSEISLVCVGTPSAPNGSLSTVYLERVAEEIGEAIAKKTERHTVVFRSTMLPGTCLDLLIPILEKASGRTAGVDFGVAVNPEFLREGTSVKDFFDPPKTVIGEIDEASGDAVAALYEGLPGPVFRVPIPVAEMTKYADNSFHGLKIGFANELGSICRALGLDSHQVIDVFLADTKLNVSPAYLKPGFAFGGSCLPKDLRGLVYAAHRADVSVPILSHVLASNDEHLQRAFDLVARTGKRKVGLFGLSFKPGTDDLRESPLVELAEKLLGKGYDLKIYDANVSLSRLMGANREYIEGRLPHLGQLLAGSVEEVMDHADVLVVGCKDPDVLAALPHGGDRVLVDLVRLPDAATRRLEEGYAGLAW
- a CDS encoding exopolysaccharide biosynthesis protein; the protein is MEIQPLTDDTVRLALIGQVIRRRWRLLTALAVLGAAIGAAASFLLSPGYQTSSSVLLQGPRQADELLTQAEVATSSVVLDRAAAQLAWHPSGADLKKQVKTSVSNGNVVTITVSADTAEHAQQLADQVAQQFVKYSGQLASNSADASVQLAQELRETLRNQVKLTTEKISDIAKNVGGDLTVESVQVRTQLEGLRTSLEQAINDLNQADLATGIGNTVVMGSAERPDGAAAPTLTQLAVGGAVLFFLAGVFGHLFTARADRRLRGEPQIASALGAPILAGVDVTTPQGDRLPATGLAGKVRRLLGGDRPWVLPPVATSADEVNRDIRYRRVLARLSTGPADVLLLVGDDDETGRLAAEQLAGLADRLSVPLRVFEYSAERPTVPDAGSDSGVLVVLGAGTRTAWELVRLAEACADAGQEIVGAVLTHPVRPAEPEKKPEPAAEAPEKALAGSA